In the genome of Gracilimonas sp., the window TTGTAAATATACTATATAATACTCTGTGAGCTGACCCTACGCTCTTGGTCATTTTAAAATGCAAAAAATTGCATCAAGAAATTGAACAAGCTCTCGCTCGCACAAACAATCTGATCTATACTTCAATATGTCTAAGAACAAGTGTTCCGCATTTGTAAAATCGTTCGCGAAACAGAAACCAAAGATAAGGTATATTATGTTTAGATGTCAAACTTATCTTTAAAAATTTTCTCTTTTTTTGACATCTGTTTCACGAGATGGTTTACCTTAAACTACATCTCATAAAAAAGACCTTCATACAAATACAAAGGCCTTAATTTCTAAAAGAAATTATTTTTTCTCTTCTTCTGAACTATCTTCTGATTCAGCTTCATCTGATGATCCTGTTTCTGTATCAGCTGAACTTTCTTCAATTTCTGTAGCTTCTTCTGAGGCTTCAGCTACTTCAGCTTTTGCCTCTTGCTTCTCTTCTTTCGGCTTTGATGATTCAGAAGTGGTTGGCGTATTACTCTTACCTGCACGGCGAGTCTTCTTCTTGCCAGATGAGGCAGAAGAACTACCTTCAGGTTTAATATCATTATAATCCACCAACTCGATGATAGCTATCTCAGCTCCATCTCCCTTACGGAAACCCACCTTGATAACACGGGTATAACCACCTGGACGATCCTTACATTTTGGACCAACCTCTGTAAAAAGAGTAGTTACCGCTTCCTTATTTTGAAGGGAAGAAAATACTTGTCTTCTGTTATGATGAGTATCTTCTTTTGCTCTGGTGATTAATGGCTCAACAAATCCACGTAGTTCTTTAGCCTTAGCAAGAGTTGTCGTAATCCTGTGCTCTCTGATCAACGCCATAGCAAGTGATTGCATGGTGTTTTTTCTGTGAGCAGAAGTCCTGCTTAATTTTCTACCTTTTACTCCGTGACGCATAATTTAATTCC includes:
- the rplQ gene encoding 50S ribosomal protein L17 — translated: MRHGVKGRKLSRTSAHRKNTMQSLAMALIREHRITTTLAKAKELRGFVEPLITRAKEDTHHNRRQVFSSLQNKEAVTTLFTEVGPKCKDRPGGYTRVIKVGFRKGDGAEIAIIELVDYNDIKPEGSSSASSGKKKTRRAGKSNTPTTSESSKPKEEKQEAKAEVAEASEEATEIEESSADTETGSSDEAESEDSSEEEKK